A window of Deinococcus grandis contains these coding sequences:
- a CDS encoding ParB/RepB/Spo0J family partition protein, with product MSREDLLGGLSAVATQGQVRQISHEQLHRAAWQPRRSFPRDSLLALARSVRREGVRQNLIVRPSPQQPGRYEIIAGERRWRASAPDLAATLQLSVDEERGLTGPPPRTLPCLILTLDDQDARRLSAVENLQREDLDAIDEALYRLLLIQDVLGSGPHADPDDASTLAQTLGRRLHAIRNHPEQHGDERARLETLFASLGTMTWESFVTNNLPLLQLPQELLDAVREGRMAGRSALLIHRQTDPALRQVLLAASETGASFQELRRLVDDQQGKRWKGLAADVRQNLGTRTLERLDDQRRARVMRLLEQLQDELQGSRS from the coding sequence GTGTCTCGTGAAGACCTGCTCGGCGGCCTCAGTGCCGTAGCCACCCAGGGGCAGGTCCGGCAGATCAGCCACGAGCAGCTGCACCGCGCGGCCTGGCAACCCCGGCGGAGCTTCCCCAGGGACAGCCTGCTGGCCCTGGCCCGCAGCGTCCGGCGCGAAGGCGTCCGGCAGAACCTGATCGTCCGGCCCTCCCCCCAGCAGCCAGGCCGGTACGAGATCATCGCCGGTGAACGCCGCTGGCGCGCCTCCGCACCAGACCTCGCCGCGACCCTTCAGCTCAGCGTGGACGAGGAGCGCGGCCTGACCGGCCCTCCCCCCCGCACGCTGCCCTGCCTGATCCTGACCCTCGACGATCAGGACGCCCGCCGCCTCAGCGCCGTGGAGAACCTGCAACGTGAGGACCTCGACGCCATTGACGAGGCTCTGTACCGCCTGCTGCTGATTCAGGACGTGCTGGGCAGCGGGCCGCACGCCGACCCCGACGACGCCTCCACGTTGGCCCAGACACTGGGACGCCGCCTGCACGCGATCCGCAACCACCCGGAGCAGCACGGCGACGAGCGGGCCCGCCTGGAGACGCTGTTCGCGTCCCTGGGCACAATGACCTGGGAATCCTTCGTCACGAACAACCTGCCCCTCCTGCAACTCCCCCAGGAGCTGCTCGACGCTGTGCGCGAGGGCCGCATGGCCGGCCGGAGTGCTCTGCTGATCCACCGGCAGACCGACCCGGCGCTGCGCCAGGTCCTGCTGGCTGCCAGTGAGACGGGCGCGTCCTTCCAGGAGCTGCGCCGCCTCGTGGACGATCAGCAGGGCAAGCGGTGGAAGGGCCTCGCGGCGGACGTTCGCCAGAACCTCGGGACCCGGACCCTCGAGCGTCTCGACGACCAGCGCCGCGCCCGCGTCATGCGCCTCCTCGAACAACTGCAGGACGAGTTGCAGGGCAGCCGGTCGTAA
- a CDS encoding ParA family protein → MTLITTVHSYAGGVAKSATARDLSAALALLGHRVLLIDADHQADLSVSLGVDVDEMFANADESFAQTIGPAVLGTGPLPDVHHVYGLDLMPSSITLYNLEKELKSDVSMVVGLRYALNEIRAAGTYDFVFIDTNPTLGDMATLALLAADRVLLPIPPNRKGLRAGSFIRSRVEKGHYHRLNPELQVLPPVITQAPNTTLARQYQAEIESLFGQILGVVRHRPGLYPTAMERATPVPVFDRGDGRAEIMAVADAFLQTVGAARVS, encoded by the coding sequence ATGACACTCATCACCACCGTTCACAGCTATGCGGGCGGCGTCGCCAAGAGCGCCACGGCACGCGACCTCAGCGCGGCGCTGGCCTTGCTGGGCCACCGCGTGCTGCTCATTGACGCGGATCATCAGGCCGACCTCAGCGTCAGCCTCGGCGTCGATGTCGACGAGATGTTCGCCAATGCCGACGAGTCCTTCGCGCAGACCATCGGCCCCGCGGTCCTGGGTACGGGCCCATTACCCGACGTGCACCACGTCTACGGGCTGGACCTGATGCCTAGCTCGATCACGCTCTACAACCTCGAGAAGGAGCTGAAGTCGGACGTTAGCATGGTCGTCGGGCTGCGCTACGCCCTGAACGAGATCCGCGCGGCAGGCACCTATGACTTCGTCTTCATCGACACCAACCCCACCCTCGGTGACATGGCGACCCTGGCCCTGCTGGCCGCCGACCGGGTCCTCCTGCCCATTCCCCCGAACCGCAAGGGCCTGCGCGCCGGCAGCTTCATCCGCTCCCGCGTGGAGAAGGGACACTACCACCGCCTCAACCCAGAGCTGCAGGTCCTGCCGCCCGTCATCACCCAGGCGCCCAACACCACCCTCGCCCGGCAGTACCAGGCGGAAATCGAAAGCCTGTTCGGGCAGATCCTCGGCGTCGTGCGGCACCGGCCGGGCCTCTACCCCACCGCGATGGAACGCGCCACGCCCGTCCCGGTCTTCGACCGTGGCGACGGTCGCGCCGAGATCATGGCCGTCGCAGACGCCTTCCTGCAGACCGTCGGAGCCGCGCGTGTCTCGTGA